One part of the Acipenser ruthenus chromosome 55, fAciRut3.2 maternal haplotype, whole genome shotgun sequence genome encodes these proteins:
- the LOC117968194 gene encoding galectin-2-like: MGEVFEVKNVDLKVGDKMKIKGKIADDASRFCLDMGKDSQELGLHFNPRFHDDVDGAVIVCNSKRGGCWGSEQRDPNFPFQKGEMVKFTVKVLSDCFEIELPSGHIVAFPNHLSLDKISYIRVKGDFKVLSFKFD; this comes from the exons ATGGGG GAAGTGTTTGAAGTGAAGAATGTTGATCTCAAAGTGGGAGACAAGATGAAGATCAAGGGGAAGATCGCAGACGATGCCAGCCG GTTCTGTCTCGACATGGGCAAGGACAGTCAGGAGCTGGGGCTGCACTTTAACCCCCGTTTCCATGATGACGTGGACGGTGCGGTCATTGTCTGCAACTCCAAGCGTGGGGGGTGCTGGGGATCCGAGCAAAGAGACCCCAACTTCCCATTTCAGAAAGGAGAGATGGTCAAG ttcaCAGTGAAGGTCCTGTCAGATTGCTTTGAGATCGAGTTGCCCAGTGGACACATTGTCGCGTTTCCCAACCACCTGAGTCTGGACAAGATCAGCTACATCCGAGTGAAGGGAGATTTCAAAGTCCTCTCCTTCAAGTTCGACTGA